The sequence below is a genomic window from Pyrobaculum sp. 3827-6.
TCTCCCCTAATGAACAAGAGGTACAAAGCCGAGAGGACGCCTACTAGGAAGAGGGCCTCGGTTAGGGGTATCATTCGACAGATATTCTCTCTGGTATCTTGGTCATGGCGTATGTAATGGCGGCTGTCAGCGCCCCGGCCATGGTGAAGGCTAGGGCCGCCGCGGCGGCTATGTTTGCGGCCGGCACCACTGCGTTCAGCACGGCGCCGTAGTTGACGGGGTAGCCGAAGGAGGTAATCTCGATTCTCCTCACGTAGTCTGCGTACGCCGCCAGGGCGGGGGGCATGGCCATGTTGAAAGCCGCGATGACGGCCCCCAGCAACTCAAGCCTCTCCACGGCGATTAAAATCGCGGCTAGGCCGGCGAGGACTAGTAGGCCCGTCGAGAGGAGGGAGGCGGCGTAGGCGGTGGCTAGGGACAGCATTGCCCCGTTGGCGGCTCCGCTAAACGGCATGGCCACCTGGAAAAGGCCCATGGAGAACGGCGAGGTTACGCCCAGCATGCCGGTGGCGGTGGTAAGGCCGAAGAGGAAGCCGTAGGCATCTACGTACCGGCTGAACTTCTGCTGAAAGACAGAGGCGGCGCAGTTAAGCGCCTTGGCGCCGGCTGTGAGATAGGCGTCTATGTCGAACGACGGAGCCAGGTCGAAGTACTTGAGGCAGTAGGGCTGGAGGGGCTTGCTCCCCGTCTGGCTGGCCGCCGCCTCCACAGCCTCAAGAAAGCCCCTAACGCCGAAGCCCACCAGCGCCGTGGAGAGCATAACCGCGGCGAACAACAGCCCGGCGATTAGGGCTCTGTACAGAGTGTGGCGGGCCTCCTGCGGCGAACAACAGCCCGGCGATTAGGGCTCTGTACAGAGTGTGGCGGGCCTCCTCCCTCTCCCTAGCGCCGCCCAGGGTATACAAAATCGAGGCGTAGAGGCCGTAGATGAAGATGATGGAGGAAGAAAAAAGGGTTATGATTTCGGGAGTGGTTAGCATTACCAGAACCTCAGCGCATTGGACGCGTCTACTATGCTTTTGATTAACACCTGGCTTAGGAAGTTCTTCACGGTGTCTAATGGGTTAAGCTGGCTCTGGACGTTCCACGCACTCGCCGCCAGGTTTACTCCAAGCACCACGAGGCCAACTGCGAAGGGCGACAGTATCATAGCCAGCAGTAGCCACTTGTACTTGTCTATCAAGTCGTTGATGTAGCCCCACCTCGCCCAGGAGGCGGGGGCTAGTTTCGACATTACGAAGTAGTAGATGCCGAAGATTATCAACGAGGCCCACCAGGCTATGCCCCATATGGCCATGAGGGCGCCGGCGGCCGACTGGACGCTCTGAACCGCGCCGCTTCCGAGCACGAGGTCCCTACCTTGACTAACGCCGCCTCCGCCAGTGGCGTTGGCGGCGGTTGTGGTGGTGGTCTGCTGGGCGAGTATGGGCACCGCCAGCACAAGCAACGCCAGCGCGGCTATTGCAAGCTTCTTAGCCTTCTCCCCAGCTGGCCTCTCCTTGTTTTCTATCTGGGGTGTGTTTTTCGGGGGCATGTACGCCTTGCTCGGGAGGGCGGAAAAACCTTACATATCCCCTAAAGTTCCTCCACGGGCTGGGCTGTGGGTGGCGGCTTGTGGAGTTACGTGTGTTGGATATGTGGTGTCTTACCGCCTTCTTTTTACGACTATGATCCAGATGTTGTCATACGCCTTCCTCTCCACAACCCCGCCTCCTGCGGCCCTGCCCCTCCTCCTAACGGTCCTCTCCGAGACGCCGAGGAGAGAGGCCACCTCCTCTACGGAGAGCCCCCTCTCCAGAAGCTTGACGGCGGCCTCCCTCAGCTTTTCACAGCAGAGGCGGCCCGGGGTCCTGGGCATGTGGATAGTTTTCTACGGGTGGATAAGGGTCTATTGTTTGATTTTGAAGTAGGCTTTTAGTGTCTCTAGGTAGTCTGCCCCCGTTTCTATCATCACCACCACTGGGTTTCCCCAGAGGCCCAGCGCCGTGAGCATCTCCGCGGCGGCGTCGTCGAAGGGGGCTTCAGCCCTCGGGGCCAGCTCTCTGTAGGCCTTTAAGACGCTACGCTGAGGCTCTCTGTCAAAGTCCTCCCACTTGTAGATGTTGAGTACCCCCCTCGCCAGTCTGTAGGCGGCCTCCCCCACGGCCGCCAGTGTGGGCGGCCACGGCGCATAGACGCCGCCGAAGAGAAGCCAGGCGGCCGCAGTTGCCATGACGTGCTCCACCCTCGGCTCGCCTAGCAGAACCACC
It includes:
- a CDS encoding helix-turn-helix domain-containing protein, whose amino-acid sequence is MPRTPGRLCCEKLREAAVKLLERGLSVEEVASLLGVSERTVRRRGRAAGGGVVERKAYDNIWIIVVKRRR